Genomic window (Marinobacter panjinensis):
AGTGGGTTTTATTATTGCCATTATCCTGAACAACGAACGGGCTATTACCGGTGGCCCCGATGGTATGCCGGTCCCGGCTTTTGAGGTGTTTGGCTGGGAGCTCAGTTCATTTGGCGCATACTCATTATTCGGGCTGGAGATTTCCGGCGTTCAGGCTTGGTATATGTTTGCCAGTGCTGTTCTTCTCGTGGCGGTCTGGTTTGCCCTGAACCTGATTGAATCTCCCATTGGCCGAGCTTTGCGTTCCGTGCATGGTTCGGAAGTGGCGGCCAGTGTCGTCGGCGTCAATACCGCGAAGTACAAGAGCCTCGTGTTCGTGATCTCTGCCATTTACGCCAGCCTGATGGGTGGCCTCTACGCTCACTTCCAGGGCTTTATCACGCCTGCAGTAGCAAGCTTCGAGTTCTCCATTCTCTTTATCACTATGGTCGTGCTCGGTGGCATGGGATCCACATTCGGTGTGATTCTCGGTGCCGTGGTGCTGAAGCTGTTGCCGCAGGTGCTGGCGGACTTCCAGGAACTCGAAACAGTCATGTTCGGCCTGATCCTGATGTTGACCATGATCTTCATGCCCAAGGGGCTGTTA
Coding sequences:
- a CDS encoding branched-chain amino acid ABC transporter permease, coding for MLNRFMQSRLRGLMVLTLILLVLPAFLSNPFHYELATQIAIIAATVVGLNLLVGFAGQISLGHAGFFGLGAYFTGIATGTYGWPSVPALLVGAAVVGIIAWVVGRPILRLKGHYLSMATLAVGFIIAIILNNERAITGGPDGMPVPAFEVFGWELSSFGAYSLFGLEISGVQAWYMFASAVLLVAVWFALNLIESPIGRALRSVHGSEVAASVVGVNTAKYKSLVFVISAIYASLMGGLYAHFQGFITPAVASFEFSILFITMVVLGGMGSTFGVILGAVVLKLLPQVLADFQELETVMFGLILMLTMIFMPKGLLPTLTAVVSKRMRKKAGGEA